The Streptomyces sp. NBC_01276 genome contains the following window.
CGCCCATGGCGATGCCGGCGGTCATGTTGCCGGCCGCGAAGATCCCGTACAGCAGGCCGTTGGCGCCCGGGTTGCCGATCTCGTTGGAGAAGGCGGCGAGCGAGACCTGCATGCCGCCGAAGACGGCGCCGATGCCGATGAAGGCGACGATCAGGACGCGCAGGCCCGGGAAGGACAGGGCGGAGGCGTGCTCCTGGCCGCCGGCCGGGACCGGGGCCGGCTTCGGCTCCGTGGCGCGCTGCGCGGCGAAGAAGAGGCCGCCGAGCAGGGTCAGGGCGGCCTCGGTGGCCAGACCGGCCGCCGGGTGGATGCCGGTGCACAGGGCGGTGGCGAGCACGGGTCCGACGACGAAGGTGAACTCGTCGGTGACGGACTCGAACGCGGCCGCGGTCGGCAGCAGCGGGGATCCTTCTAGCTTGGCCGCCCAGCGGGAGCGGACCATGGGCCCGACCTGCGGGACGGATGCGCCGGCCGGGACGGCGGCCAGCGCGAGCGCCCACAGCGGGGCGCCGAGGAGGGCCAGCGCGGTCAGAGCGGAGACCGCGGCGGCGTGGACCAGGACGACCGGCACGAGGACGGCGCTCTGGCCGCGGCGGTCGGTGAACTTGCCCATGACCGGTGCGAAGAGGGCCATGGAGACGCCGGTGACGGCGGCGACGATGCCGGCGTCGCCGTAAGAGCCGGTGGCGTGCTGGACGAGCAGCAGGATGCTGATCGTCAGCATGCCGAACGGCAGACGGGCGGCGAAGCCGGGGAGGACGAAGCCGAGGGCGCCGGGCGTGCGCAGAAGCTGCCCGTAGCCGGGTCGGGTGGACGTGGCGGACTTGTCGGTCGTGACCGCGGATGTCACGGCCTGGCCTTTCCGCTGCCTGGTAGAGCGTCCCCGTCTGCGGACGGTGAGCCGCCTTGTGAGCGACCGCACCCGTACATGTGGGAGCCCCGAGAGCTGTCCTCTTGCGCAGAACCGAGTGATACCTGGGCGCCCACTGCGGGAGGGTGCCACGGCCGCTTTGCGGTCGCGCCAGCTCTGCGTCAGGCAGAGTTGGTTCGATCTGGTGTGCCTTCATCGTACAGGGGAATCCGCTACCACGCCCTGTGATTTCTCTGGCAACTCGTGTCTTCACCTGGGATTAACTGGAGCTTCGCATTCCAGCACCCATGAAATGGGCGTGAAGGAGGTCATACACCACTGAAATCGGCCAGTTTAGAGCAACGCTCTATAGCGGAGTGTTCACCTTGACCACCCCTGTGTCACCCTCCGTCACCGAAAATCGCCGCCGGCCCACCGCGGGTGACCGCGTGCCCGGCAGCCGGGGAATGTCGACAAACGCGGACGAGCGTCGGTGGGCGTCGAGAGCTCGAAGAGTGCCGACGGACGCTGCGGCCGTCGGCCGCCCTCACAGTGACGTTCCGCCCCCGGTGCCCAGCCACCCCGCCAGCTTGCCGCCGCGCGCCACCGCCCGCAGCCGGGCCTCCGCCGCGTCGCGAACCGGATCCGTGGCCACCACCAGCAGTTCGTCCCCGCGCCGCAGCACGGTCGACGGCGCCGGTACGAAGCTCTTCGCGTCCCGGACCACCAGCGTCACCGACGCCCCCGCCGGCAGCCGCAGCTCGCTGACCTCCACCCCGTGCATGCGCGAGGCGGGCGGGATCGCGAAGGACAGCAGATGCCCGCGCAGTTTCTCCAGCGGCGCCGACTCGATCCCGAGGTCGGCCGCGGCCTCGTCCGTGTCGCCGAGCTTCAGCTTGAGCGCCAGCCACGGCAGGGTCGGGCCCTGGACCAGGGTGTAGACGACGACGAGCACGAAGACGATGTTGAAGACCCGGTCACTGCCCTCGATGCCGGTCACCATCGGGATGGTCGCCAGGATGATGGGGACGGCGCCGCGCAGGCCCGCCCACGACATCAGGGCCTGCTCCTGCCACGGGATCCGGAAGGGCAGCAGGCTGACGAACACCTCCAGGGGTCGCGCCACCATCGTCAGCACCAGTCCGATGATCACCGCGGGCCAGAAGTCGTTCACCAGCTCGTGCGGGGTGACCAGCAGGCCCAGCAGCACGAACATGCCGATCTGCGCGATCCAGCCGAGCCCGTCGGCGAACCCGCGAGTGGCCGGCCAGTGCGGCAGCTTCGCGTTCCCGAGCACCATGGCCGCCAGGTACACCGCCAGGAAGCCGGAGCCGTGCGCCATCGCGCCGGCGGCGTACGCCGCCACGGCTATCGCCATCACCGCGATCGGGTACAGACCGGAGGCCGGCAGCGCCACGTGCCGCAGTCCGTACGCTCCCACGAAACCCACCGTCAGGCCGATCGCGGCGCCGATGGCCAGCTCCAGCGCGATCTTGCAGAGCAGGATGTACCCGTCGTCCACCGGTCCGACCGTCGCGAAGGCCACCACCAGGATGACGACGGGAGCGTCGTTGAAGCCGGACTCGGCCTCCAGCACGCCCGTGACCCGCGACGGGAGGGGGACCTTGCGCAGAACGGAGAAGACGGCCGCCGCGTCGGTCGAGGAGACGACCGCGCCGATCAGCAGGGCCTGCCGCCACTCCAGCCCGACCAGGTAGTGCGCACCCGCCGCCGTGACGCCCACGCTGACCGCGACGCCGACCAGCGACAGTACGATCGCGGCCGGCAGTGCGGGTTTGATCTCTTTCCACTTGGTGCCCAGACCACCCTCGGCGAGGATCACGACGAGTGCCGCGTAACCGATGACCTGCGTCAGCTCGGCATTGTCGAATACGACGTTGCCGATGCCGTCCTGGCCTATCGCTATGCCTATGCCGAGGTAGATGAGCAGGCTGGGGAGGCCGCTGCGTGAGGAGATGCGTACCGCCGCTACCGCGACGAGCAGCACGAGCGAGCAGACCAGCAGGAGCTCGTTGAGCGTGTGGACAGTCAGCGGGCGGCCCTTTCCTCAGCGCGCCTGACGGAGCGGCGGATCGTTCCTTCCGGAGGCGCGTCCGGCAAGTTACTTCGTTACCTTACCTAATCTTTGACGATTTCTTGACGCGATAGTCACATTGTGAAACGCCTGTTCGGCCCTGTCCTCATGAGCTCGACCCCTGGCGGATCAACGGACAGGGTCCTGCGCCTATGGTTGCTCCCAGCAATCCCAGGACCACCCTGCCCCTCTAAGGACAGCGATGCCCGCCAATGAATCCGGACCTTCCGTCAAGAAGAAGGGACGACGCGCACGCCTGCTCGTGCTCGTCTTGGTCCTGGTGCTCTTGGCGGCAATCGGCTACGGCGCGTACTGGAGCGTGGACACCGTGCGCGCCTCCTTCCCGCAGACCACCGGCTCCCTCAAGGTCCCCGGTCTGACCGGGACCGTCGACGTCAAGCGCGACGAGCACGGGATTCCGCAGCTCTACGCCGACAACGACGAGGACCTCTTCCGCGCACAGGGCTTCGTCCACGCGCAGGACCGGTTCTGGGAGATGGACGTACGCCGTCACATGACCTCCGGCCGGCTCTCCGAGATGTTCGGGTCCGGCCAGGTGGAGACCGACGCCTTCCTGCGCACGCTGGGCTGGCGCCAGGTCGCCCAGGCCGAGTACGACACCAAGCTCTCGCCGGAAACCAAGAAGTACCTCCAGGCCTACGCCGACGGGGTCAACGCGTACCTGAAGGGGAAGTCCGGCAAGGACCTCTCCGTCGAGCACGCCGCCCTCAAGCTGACCGACGACTACAAGCCGGAGCAGTGGACGCCGGTGGACTCGGTGGCCTGGCTCAAGGCCATGGCCTGGGACCTGCGCGGCAACATGCAGGACGAGATCGACCGCTCGCTGATGGCGAACACGCTCTCGCAGGCCCAGATCGACGAGCTCTACCCGCCGTACCCCTTCGACCGGAACAAGCCGATCGTCGAGGGCGGCACGGTCGCGGGCGGCAAGTACGTCCCCCAGGGAACCCCGGGCGCCGGCTCGACCGGCACCGGAACGGGTACCGGAACGGGTACCGGCACCGGAACGGGAACCGGCTCGACCGGCACCGGAGCGGGTACGGGCACTGGCCCGGGTACGGGTACCGGCTCGACCGGCACCGGCACCGGTACCGGCTCGCAGGCCACCCCCAACGGCGGCAGCACCGGCCTCGCCGGCAACGCCACCGCCCAGGGCGCCACGGTCGGCCTGCGCACGCAGCTGACCTCGCTCTCCAAGACCCTGGACGAGATCCCGGCCATCCTCGGCCCCAACGGCAGCGGCATCGGATCCAACTCCTGGGTCATCGGTGGCAAGTACACGACGACCGGCAAGCCGCTCCTCGCGAACGACCCGCACCTCTCCCCGCAGCTGCCCTCGGTCTGGTACCAGATGGGTCTGCACTGCCGCGCCGCCTCGCCCCAGTGCCAGTACGACGTGGCCGGCTACACCTTCTCGGGCATGCCCGGCGTGGTCATCGGCCACAACGCCGACATCGCCTGGGGCATGACCAACCTCGGCGCCGACGTGACCGACCTCTACCTGGAGCAGGTCAAGCCCGACGGCTACGTCTACGACAACAAGGTGCTCCCCTTCACCACCCGTGAAGAGGTCATCAAGGTCGCGGGCGGCAAGAGCAAGAAGATCACCGTCCGTACCACCAACAACGGACCGCTGATCTCCGACCGCAGCGACGAGCTGGAGACCGTGGGCGTACGCGCCCCCGTCCCCACCTCCGCCCCCGACCGCGGCAACGGCTACGCCGTCGCCCTGCGCTGGACCGCCCTGGACCCCGGCAAGTCGATGGACGCGGTGTTCAAGATCGACCGCGCCAAGGACTTCGCCAGCTTCCGGGCGGCCGCGGCCGACTTCGAGGTCCCCTCGCAGAACCTGATCTACGCCGACAACAAGGGCGCCAACGGCAACATCGGCTACCAGGCCCCGGGCCGCATCCCGATCCGCACCCAGGGCGACGGCCGCATGCCGGCCCCCGGCTGGGACCCGAAGTTCGCCTGGAAGGGCGGCAAGGACGGCAACGCGGGCTACATCCCGCAGAACGAGATGCCCTGGGAGCTCAACCCGGCCCGCGGCTACATCGTCACCGCCAACCAGGCCGTCACCGAGACCGGCGCCGGCAAGTACCCGTACGTGCTGACCACGGACTGGGGCTACGGCGCCCGCAGCCAGCGGATCAACGACCTCATCGAGGCGAAGATCAAGGACAGCGGCAAGATCTCGACCGACGACATGCGCACCATGCAGATGGACAACAGCAGCGAGATCGCCGCGCTGCTGACCCCGATGCTGGCCAAGATCCAGGTCTCGGATCCGGACGTGCGCTCGGCGCAGAAGCTGCTCGAAGGCTGGAACTACACGCAGGAGAACGACTCGGCGGCGGCCGCGTACTTCAACGCGGTCTGGCGCAACATCCTCAAGCTGGCCTTCGGCGACAAGATGCCCAAGGAGCTGCGGATCGAGGGCAGCTGCGCCAACGTCCAGGAGAGCGGCGGTCCCAACGACGACCTCACCAAGACGGTCCGCGAGTGCGGCACCCGCGGCCCCGACTCGGCGCAGCCGGACGGCGGCGACCGGTGGTTCGAGGTGGTGCGCCGCCTGGTCAAGGATGAGAAGTCGCCCTGGTGGTCCTCGCCCAAGACGCTCACCAAGCCGGCGACGACCACCCGTGACCAGCTCTTCGCCCGCGCCATGAACGACGCGCGCTGGGAGCTGACGGCCAAGCTCGGCAAGGACCAGTCGACCTGGAGCTGGGGCCGGCTGCACCAGCTGAACCTGAAGAACCAGACGATCGGCACCGAGGGCCCCGGCTTCATGCGGTGGCTCCTCAACCGCGGCCCGTGGAACCTGGGCGGCGGCGAGGCCACCGTCAACGCGACCGGCTGGAACGCCTCCAGCGGGTACGGGGTCACCTGGGTGCCGTCGATGCGGATGGTCGTGAACCTCAACGACCTGGACAAGTCCCGCTGGATCAACCTGACCGGCGCCTCGGGGCACGCGTACGACTCCACGTACACGGACCAGACGACGATGTGGGCCAAGGGTGAACTGCTGGAGTGGCCCTTCGGCAAGGAGGCTGTCGACAAGTCGACCGTCGACACGCTGACGCTGAAGCCGTGACGCCGAAGCCGTAAGCCGAGGCCTCAGAAGCGCACCACCCCCGACGGGGTGGCGACCGCCTGGACGGGGTGGTCGTGCGGTTCCTCCGGGACCCGCGCGACCACCTCTTCGTCGTAGAGGAGCACCACCAGCGCCGGGTGGGTCCCGGCGCGTTCCAGCCGGGCCAGCACCCGGTCGTAGGAGCCCCCGCCGCGGCCGAGCCGCATTCCGCGCCCGTCGACCGCCAGACCGGGCAGCAGGACGGCGTCGGCGGCCGTGACGGCCTCCGGGCCGAGTGCCGGCCCGGAGGGTTCCAGCAGGCGCATCTTCCCCGGGTGCGCGGCCTCGGCGAGGCTGCCGGGGCCCTCGTAGGCTGCCCAGTCGAGGTCGTTGTCGGGCAGCAGCAGGGGCAGCAGCACCCGCTTGCCGGCCGCCCGCAGCGCGTCGAGCAGCTCGTGGGTGCCGGGTTCCGCGCCGACCGAGACGTACGCGGCCACCGTGCGCGCACCGGCCAGTTCGGGCAGGGCGAGGGCGGAGCGGGCGAGTGCGCGGGCGGCCGTGCCGCGGGCCTCGGGGGACAGGGCGCGGCGGGCGGCGAGCAGTTGTCGCCGGAGGGCGGCCTTCTCGGGCGGTTGCTCCGTCACTATGAGGTCACATACCTTTCCTATAGGTGTATATCCGGACATAATTACCGGAATCTGGCTGGGTGTTCGGCACGACCCACTATCGTTCTGCCCATGACTCAGTCGCACCCCGTGATCAAGAAGGCCGTCATCCCGGCCGCGGGCCTCGGCACTCGGTTCCTCCCGGCGACCAAGGCGACCCCGAAGGAAATGCTCCCGGTCGTGGACAAGCCGGCCATCCAGTACGTGGTCGAGGAGGCCGTCTCGGCCGGCCTGGACGACGTCCTCATGATCACAGGACGTAACAAGCGGCCCCTCGAAGACCACTTCGACCGCAACTACGAGCTGGAGTCGGCCCTCATCGCCAAGGGCGACGACGACCGGCTGAAGAAGGTCCAGGAGTCCAGCGACCTGGCCACCATGCACTACGTCCGCCAGGGCGACCCGCGCGGCCTGGGACACGCCGTCCTCTGCGCCGAGCCGCACGTCGGCAGCGAGCCCTTCGCCGTCCTGCTCGGCGACGACCTCATCGACCCGCGCGACCCCCTCCTGCGCCAGATGGTCGACATCCACGCGCGCACCGGCGGCACCGTCATCGCGCTGATGGAGGTCGACCCGTCCAGCGTGCACCTCTACGGCTGCGCCGCCGTCGAGGCGACCGACGAGCCGGACGTCGTCCGCGTCACCGGACTCGTCGAGAAGCCGGACGCCTCCGAGGCCCCCAGCAACTTCGCGGTCATCGGACGGTATGTCCTCAACCCGGCGATCTTCGGCATACTGCGGGAGACCGAGCCGGGCCGCGGCGGGGAGATCCAGCTCACCGACGCCCTGCAGAAGCTGGCCGCCGACGAGAGCGTGGGCGGCCCGGTGCACGGCGTGGTCTTCCGCGGCCGCCGCTACGACACCGGGGACCGCGGGGACTACCTGCGGGCCATCGTGCGACTCGCGTGCGAACGTGAGGACCTGGGCCCGGAGTTCCGCACCTGGCTTCACCGTTACGTCACGGAGGAGATGTAGGAACGTGAGCAGTTCCGCACCGCAGGACACCGCACCGCACCGTCTGTGGTCGGTGGACGAGCACCTCGCGGACGTCCTCGCCGCCGTCCGGCCGCTGGAGCCCATCGAGCTCCAGCTGCTCGACGCCCAGGGCTGTGTCCTGGTCGAGGACGTCACCGTGCCCGTCGCCCTCCCGCCCTTCGACAACAGCTCCATGGACGGGTACGCCGTCCGTGTGGCCGACGTCCAGGGTGCGAGCGAGGAGTTCCCCGCGGTGCTCGCCGTCATCGGCGACGTCGCGGCGGGCAGCGGCGAACTGCCCACCGTCGGCCCCGGACAGGCCGCCCGCATCATGACCGGAGCCCCGCTGCCGCCCGGCGCCGAGGCCGTCGTGCCGGTCGAGTGGACCGACGGCGGCACGGGCGGCGGCGCCGCCGCCGGGATGACCCCGGCCAGCGCCGCGCCCGAGGGCGCGGGCGGCGAGGTGCGGGTGCACCGCGCCGCCGAGGCGCGGGCGCACGTGCGCTCGCGCGGGAGCGACGTACAGGCCGGCGACCTGGCCCTGGCCGCCGGCACCGTCCTCGGCCCCCCGCAGATCGCCCTGCTGGCCGCCATCGGCCGCGGCAGCGTACGGGTGCGGCCGCGCCCCCGGGTGGTGGTCCTGTCCACCGGCAGCGAGCTCGTCCAGCCGGGTGAGGCGCTGGCCGCCGGGACCATCTACGACTCCAACAGCTTCGCGCTCGCCGCCGCCGCCCGCGACGCCGGCGCCATCGCCTACCGGGTCGGCGCGGTCGCCGACGACGCCGAGACCCTGCGCGCCGTCATCGAGGACCAGCTGATCCGGGCCGACCTCCTCGTCACCACGGGCGGGGTCAGCGTCGGCGCGTACGACGTGGTCAAGGAGGCGCTGACCTCCGTCTCCGCGGGCGACGGGGCCGTGGAGGCGGGACGCGTCGACTTCCGCAAGCTCGCCATGCAGCCCGGCAAGCCGCAGGGCTTCGGCACGGTCGGCCCCGACCACACCCCGCTGCTGGCCCTCCCCGGCAACCCGGTGTCCTCCTACGTCTCCTTCGAGCTGTTCGTGCGTCCCGCCATCCGGGCGCTGATGGGCCTGCCCGCGTCCGAGGTCAGCCGGCCGAGCGTGCGCGCCGTGCTCAAGGCCGACCGGCCGATCGGCTCGCCGGCCGCCCGCCGCCAGTTCCTGCGCGGCGCCTACGACCCCGAGAGCGGGACGGTCAGCCCGGTCGGCGGATCGGGCTCCCACCTGATCGCGGCACTGGCGCACGCGGACTCGCTGATGGTGGTGCCGGAGGACGTCACCTCGGTGGAGCCGGGGGCCGAGATGGAAGTGATCCTGCTCGGCTGAGCGCCGCCCGGTGCGGGTAGCGTGTTGCACCACAGGCCCCAGGGCTCCAGGGGGCCCGGAGCGGGAGTGGCGGCACGCAGACATGAGTACGCAGAGCAGGCTGACGCACATCGACGAGGCCGGCGCGGCCCGGATGGTGGACGTTTCGGCGAAGGACGTGACCACCCGGACGGCCCGGGCCAGCGGACGCGTCCTCGTATCGCCCCGGGTGATCGAGCTGCTGCGCGGCGAGGGCGTGCCGAAGGGCGACGCCCTCGCCACCGCGCGGATCGCGGGGATCATGGGCGCCAAGAAGACCCCGGACCTGATCCCGCTGTGCCATCCGCTGGCCGTGTCCGGGGTGACGGTGGACCTGAGGGTCGCCGACGACGCCGTGGAGATCCTCGCCACCGTCAAGACCACCGACCGTACGGGCGTCGAGATGGAGGCGCTGACCGCGGTCGCGGTCGCCGGGCTCACCGTGATCGACATGGTGAAGGCCGTCGACAAGGGCGCGGTCATCACCGACGTCCGGGTGGAGGAGAAGACCGGCGGCAAGTCCGGCGACTGGACCCGCGCGTGAACGCCCCCCGCGGCGGCGAGGTCCACAGCCACAGCCACAGCCACAGCCACGGCGACGCTCACGGCGGCACGGCCGGGGCCCCCGGGGCGGCGGCCCCGCCCGCCGCCGGGACCCCCGCACCGCGCGGGCTGGTGGTCACCGCCTCGAACCGCGCCTCCCGGGGCGTCTACGAGGACCGGGGCGGCCCCCTGCTCGCCGAGGCCCTGGAGCGGCTCGGCTTCGCCGTGGACGGCCCGCGCGTCGTCCCGGACGGCGACCCGGTGGAGCTGGCGCTGCGCGAGGGCGTGGCCGCCGGGTACGACGTCATCCTGACCACCGGCGGCACCGGCATCTCCCCGACCGACCGGACCCCGGACGCCACCGCGCGCGTGCTGGACTACGAGGTCCCGGGGATCCCGCAGGCCATCCGTGCCGAGGGCCTGGAGAAGGTGCCGACCGCCGCCCTGTCGCGGGGCCTGGCGGGCGTGGCGGGCCACACCCTGATCGTCAACCTGCCCGGCTCCACGGGCGGGGTGCGCGACGGCCTCGCGGTCCTGGCCCGGATCCTGCCGCACGCCGTGGACCAGCTCCGCGGCGGCGACCACCCCAGACCCGCGCCTACGCCCGGGAGCCCGAGCTGAACGGCCCCACCTGGCCGGTGGTGCTGGCGGACGGCGATGTCACGCTCCGGCCGATAAAGCTGCGGGACCAGCGCGCCTGGCGCGAGGTCAACCGGCGCAACCGCGACTGGCTGCGCCCCTGGGAGGCCACGATCCCGCCGCCCGCGCCGTGGGGGCCGGTCATCCAGCGGCCGACGTACCGGCAGATGGTCCGCCACCTGCGGGCGGAGGCCAACGCCGGCCGGATGCTGCCGTTCGTCATCGAGTACCGGGGACGGCTGGTCGGGCAGCTGACGGTCGCCGGGATCACCTGGGGGTCGATGTGCGCCGCCCACGTGGGCTACTGGGTGGACCGGGACGTGGCGGGCCGCGGGGTCATGCCGACGGCGGTCGCGCTGGCCGTCGACCACTGCTTCGGGAAGGTCGGGCTGCACCGGATCGAGGTGTGCATCCGGCCGGAGAACGTGCCGAGCCGGCGGGTCGTGGAGAAGCTCGGCTTCCGCGAGGAGGGGCTGAGGCCGCGCTACCTGCACATCGACGGCGCGTGGCGGGACCACCTGGTCTTCGCGCTGACGGCGGAGGAGGTGCCGGAGGGGCTGGTGCGCCGCTGGCACCGCACGCGCAAGCCGCCGCAGGGATCGCCGTCCGGGCCGCCCGAAATCAGGTAATCGCAAAAGCGTTCGAATTTCTGGCCGATTCACCCATAACCTGATCCGAAGAATCACAAAAAAAGTCCGTGATATCAGCCGGATCGTGCGACACACCGGCTCAATTGGCTGATCCCTTCGGCCGCACCCCTCTACGGTGTGGGGTGTGAGCAGCAGCGGCCTCATCTACGCAGTCATTGTCGGGGCCTGGGCCGCCTACTTGGTGCCCATGTGGCTCCGCAGGCAGGACGAGCTGAACGAAGCCCGTCCGACGGAACGCTTCTCCACTGCCATCCGGCTTCTTTCCGGCCGGGCGGGAATGGAGCGCCGTTATGCCAAGGGGCTGCGTGAGCGCGGTGAGGAACAGGCGGAGCCCCAGCCCCACGCGGACCCGGAAGCGGCGACGGAAACGGTGAATTCCGTGGACGCCGACGCCCGGGCCTTCGGCATGTCCCCGACCAGGACCGAGCCGAGAACGAGCGAGGCCGAGCGGGTCCGCCGGCAGCAGCGCCTCCAGGTGCTCGCGCGCCGCCGGCGCACCACCGCGCTCCTCTTCCTCGCCTTCAGCGGCGGGGCGATCGCCGCCGCCGTCTGCGGGCTGCGGTACCTGTGGGCCCCGGCCGTACCCGCCCTGCTGCTGAGCGCGTACATCGTGCACCTGCGGGTCCAGGAGCGGCGGCGCTACGAGTTCACGATGGACCGGCGCCGCGCCGAGGCGGCCGCGCGCCAGCTGCGCGAGAGCCGCCTGCGCCGCCGGCCCGCCGAGGAGGCCCCCGAGGCCGGTGCCGAACCGGACCCCGCGCCGCCGGTCTCCCCGCAGGAGGCCGGGCGGCGGGCCCTCGTCGAGCAGACCGACCACGCCGAGTGGGTGGACCAGCAGCGCGAGCGGGAACGCGGACCGGCGCGCGGGGACAGCTGGGAGCCGGTGCCGGTCCCGCTGCCGACCTACGTGACCGCCCCCGTCGCCCCCCGCGCCACCGGCCCGACGGCCCCCGACGGCTGGAGCGCGACCCGCTCCAGCACCGCGGAGCCGACCGACCCGC
Protein-coding sequences here:
- a CDS encoding GNAT family N-acetyltransferase, with amino-acid sequence MVLADGDVTLRPIKLRDQRAWREVNRRNRDWLRPWEATIPPPAPWGPVIQRPTYRQMVRHLRAEANAGRMLPFVIEYRGRLVGQLTVAGITWGSMCAAHVGYWVDRDVAGRGVMPTAVALAVDHCFGKVGLHRIEVCIRPENVPSRRVVEKLGFREEGLRPRYLHIDGAWRDHLVFALTAEEVPEGLVRRWHRTRKPPQGSPSGPPEIR
- the glp gene encoding gephyrin-like molybdotransferase Glp, with amino-acid sequence MSSSAPQDTAPHRLWSVDEHLADVLAAVRPLEPIELQLLDAQGCVLVEDVTVPVALPPFDNSSMDGYAVRVADVQGASEEFPAVLAVIGDVAAGSGELPTVGPGQAARIMTGAPLPPGAEAVVPVEWTDGGTGGGAAAGMTPASAAPEGAGGEVRVHRAAEARAHVRSRGSDVQAGDLALAAGTVLGPPQIALLAAIGRGSVRVRPRPRVVVLSTGSELVQPGEALAAGTIYDSNSFALAAAARDAGAIAYRVGAVADDAETLRAVIEDQLIRADLLVTTGGVSVGAYDVVKEALTSVSAGDGAVEAGRVDFRKLAMQPGKPQGFGTVGPDHTPLLALPGNPVSSYVSFELFVRPAIRALMGLPASEVSRPSVRAVLKADRPIGSPAARRQFLRGAYDPESGTVSPVGGSGSHLIAALAHADSLMVVPEDVTSVEPGAEMEVILLG
- the galU gene encoding UTP--glucose-1-phosphate uridylyltransferase GalU is translated as MTQSHPVIKKAVIPAAGLGTRFLPATKATPKEMLPVVDKPAIQYVVEEAVSAGLDDVLMITGRNKRPLEDHFDRNYELESALIAKGDDDRLKKVQESSDLATMHYVRQGDPRGLGHAVLCAEPHVGSEPFAVLLGDDLIDPRDPLLRQMVDIHARTGGTVIALMEVDPSSVHLYGCAAVEATDEPDVVRVTGLVEKPDASEAPSNFAVIGRYVLNPAIFGILRETEPGRGGEIQLTDALQKLAADESVGGPVHGVVFRGRRYDTGDRGDYLRAIVRLACEREDLGPEFRTWLHRYVTEEM
- a CDS encoding potassium/proton antiporter, with the translated sequence MLLVAVAAVRISSRSGLPSLLIYLGIGIAIGQDGIGNVVFDNAELTQVIGYAALVVILAEGGLGTKWKEIKPALPAAIVLSLVGVAVSVGVTAAGAHYLVGLEWRQALLIGAVVSSTDAAAVFSVLRKVPLPSRVTGVLEAESGFNDAPVVILVVAFATVGPVDDGYILLCKIALELAIGAAIGLTVGFVGAYGLRHVALPASGLYPIAVMAIAVAAYAAGAMAHGSGFLAVYLAAMVLGNAKLPHWPATRGFADGLGWIAQIGMFVLLGLLVTPHELVNDFWPAVIIGLVLTMVARPLEVFVSLLPFRIPWQEQALMSWAGLRGAVPIILATIPMVTGIEGSDRVFNIVFVLVVVYTLVQGPTLPWLALKLKLGDTDEAAADLGIESAPLEKLRGHLLSFAIPPASRMHGVEVSELRLPAGASVTLVVRDAKSFVPAPSTVLRRGDELLVVATDPVRDAAEARLRAVARGGKLAGWLGTGGGTSL
- a CDS encoding MFS transporter translates to MTSAVTTDKSATSTRPGYGQLLRTPGALGFVLPGFAARLPFGMLTISILLLVQHATGSYGDAGIVAAVTGVSMALFAPVMGKFTDRRGQSAVLVPVVLVHAAAVSALTALALLGAPLWALALAAVPAGASVPQVGPMVRSRWAAKLEGSPLLPTAAAFESVTDEFTFVVGPVLATALCTGIHPAAGLATEAALTLLGGLFFAAQRATEPKPAPVPAGGQEHASALSFPGLRVLIVAFIGIGAVFGGMQVSLAAFSNEIGNPGANGLLYGIFAAGNMTAGIAMGAIAWKIGPRRRLILGYIGLTAAASVLWAAHSMILLGALGLVVGLCIAPALITGYTMIEQLIPAASRTEAFTWLTGAVAFGQAGAVTLAGRLTDAHGSSYGFLVPLVATALALVTLLALRAKLAPAAASRIVNASAPAAAATPAPAARNRVDERGIGHRQPVTVD
- the moaC gene encoding cyclic pyranopterin monophosphate synthase MoaC, which gives rise to MSTQSRLTHIDEAGAARMVDVSAKDVTTRTARASGRVLVSPRVIELLRGEGVPKGDALATARIAGIMGAKKTPDLIPLCHPLAVSGVTVDLRVADDAVEILATVKTTDRTGVEMEALTAVAVAGLTVIDMVKAVDKGAVITDVRVEEKTGGKSGDWTRA
- a CDS encoding 5-formyltetrahydrofolate cyclo-ligase, coding for MSGYTPIGKVCDLIVTEQPPEKAALRRQLLAARRALSPEARGTAARALARSALALPELAGARTVAAYVSVGAEPGTHELLDALRAAGKRVLLPLLLPDNDLDWAAYEGPGSLAEAAHPGKMRLLEPSGPALGPEAVTAADAVLLPGLAVDGRGMRLGRGGGSYDRVLARLERAGTHPALVVLLYDEEVVARVPEEPHDHPVQAVATPSGVVRF
- a CDS encoding MogA/MoaB family molybdenum cofactor biosynthesis protein, giving the protein MVVTASNRASRGVYEDRGGPLLAEALERLGFAVDGPRVVPDGDPVELALREGVAAGYDVILTTGGTGISPTDRTPDATARVLDYEVPGIPQAIRAEGLEKVPTAALSRGLAGVAGHTLIVNLPGSTGGVRDGLAVLARILPHAVDQLRGGDHPRPAPTPGSPS
- a CDS encoding penicillin acylase family protein; translation: MPANESGPSVKKKGRRARLLVLVLVLVLLAAIGYGAYWSVDTVRASFPQTTGSLKVPGLTGTVDVKRDEHGIPQLYADNDEDLFRAQGFVHAQDRFWEMDVRRHMTSGRLSEMFGSGQVETDAFLRTLGWRQVAQAEYDTKLSPETKKYLQAYADGVNAYLKGKSGKDLSVEHAALKLTDDYKPEQWTPVDSVAWLKAMAWDLRGNMQDEIDRSLMANTLSQAQIDELYPPYPFDRNKPIVEGGTVAGGKYVPQGTPGAGSTGTGTGTGTGTGTGTGTGSTGTGAGTGTGPGTGTGSTGTGTGTGSQATPNGGSTGLAGNATAQGATVGLRTQLTSLSKTLDEIPAILGPNGSGIGSNSWVIGGKYTTTGKPLLANDPHLSPQLPSVWYQMGLHCRAASPQCQYDVAGYTFSGMPGVVIGHNADIAWGMTNLGADVTDLYLEQVKPDGYVYDNKVLPFTTREEVIKVAGGKSKKITVRTTNNGPLISDRSDELETVGVRAPVPTSAPDRGNGYAVALRWTALDPGKSMDAVFKIDRAKDFASFRAAAADFEVPSQNLIYADNKGANGNIGYQAPGRIPIRTQGDGRMPAPGWDPKFAWKGGKDGNAGYIPQNEMPWELNPARGYIVTANQAVTETGAGKYPYVLTTDWGYGARSQRINDLIEAKIKDSGKISTDDMRTMQMDNSSEIAALLTPMLAKIQVSDPDVRSAQKLLEGWNYTQENDSAAAAYFNAVWRNILKLAFGDKMPKELRIEGSCANVQESGGPNDDLTKTVRECGTRGPDSAQPDGGDRWFEVVRRLVKDEKSPWWSSPKTLTKPATTTRDQLFARAMNDARWELTAKLGKDQSTWSWGRLHQLNLKNQTIGTEGPGFMRWLLNRGPWNLGGGEATVNATGWNASSGYGVTWVPSMRMVVNLNDLDKSRWINLTGASGHAYDSTYTDQTTMWAKGELLEWPFGKEAVDKSTVDTLTLKP